In Vibrio celticus, one genomic interval encodes:
- the purF gene encoding amidophosphoribosyltransferase, giving the protein MCGIVGIVGSTPVNQSIYDALTVLQHRGQDAAGICTIESNRFRLRKANGLVKDVFEAKHMQRLQGEVGIGHVRYPTAGSSSASEAQPFYVNSPFGITLAHNGNLTNANEVREKLFEKDRRHVNTTSDSEVLLNVLAHEIDTVKGNVTSDDVFRAVANVHRTIRGAYAVTAMIIGHGMIAFRDPHGIRPLCLGKREVQGKTEYMVASESVALDAVGFDFMRDVAPGEAIYATFDGELFTKQCADNPQLNPCIFEFVYFARPDSFIDKISVYSARVEMGEMLGKRIKEEYADLDIDVVIPIPETSNDIALRIAQAINKPYRQGFVKNRYVGRTFIMPGQQQRKKSVRRKLNAIRSEFKGKNVLLVDDSIVRGTTSEQIIEMARDSGANKVFMVSAAPEVRFPNVYGIDMPSATELIAHGRDNETICKQIGADALIFQTLPDLISAVGMGNQDISRFDTSVFNGEYVTGDIDQAYLDFLDSLRNDDSKVQREIQQDLANLELHNEGA; this is encoded by the coding sequence ATGTGTGGTATTGTTGGAATCGTGGGTTCAACACCTGTAAACCAGTCTATTTATGACGCTTTAACGGTATTGCAGCATCGTGGCCAAGATGCCGCTGGTATTTGTACCATAGAAAGCAATCGTTTCCGTCTGCGTAAGGCGAACGGTTTAGTAAAAGATGTTTTTGAAGCAAAACACATGCAGCGCCTACAAGGTGAAGTTGGTATTGGCCATGTTCGTTATCCTACTGCGGGTAGTTCAAGTGCGTCTGAAGCTCAGCCTTTCTACGTAAACTCTCCTTTTGGCATTACGTTGGCGCACAACGGTAACCTGACGAACGCAAACGAAGTTCGTGAGAAGTTGTTCGAAAAAGACCGTCGTCATGTAAACACAACCTCTGACTCTGAAGTTCTACTGAACGTATTAGCTCATGAGATCGATACCGTTAAAGGTAACGTAACTTCAGATGACGTTTTCCGCGCTGTGGCAAATGTGCACCGTACAATTCGTGGTGCTTACGCGGTAACTGCGATGATCATCGGCCACGGTATGATCGCATTCCGTGACCCACATGGTATTCGTCCACTGTGTCTTGGTAAGCGTGAAGTTCAAGGTAAAACAGAGTACATGGTTGCGTCTGAATCCGTAGCACTCGATGCTGTTGGTTTCGACTTCATGCGCGACGTAGCGCCAGGTGAAGCTATCTACGCAACGTTCGACGGTGAGCTTTTCACTAAGCAATGCGCAGACAATCCACAACTGAACCCATGTATCTTTGAGTTTGTATACTTTGCACGCCCAGATTCATTCATCGACAAAATCTCGGTTTACAGCGCACGCGTTGAGATGGGTGAGATGCTTGGTAAGCGTATTAAAGAAGAGTACGCAGACTTAGATATTGATGTGGTTATCCCAATCCCTGAAACATCAAACGATATTGCGCTACGAATCGCTCAAGCGATCAATAAGCCATACCGTCAAGGTTTCGTGAAAAACCGCTATGTTGGTCGCACGTTCATCATGCCAGGTCAGCAACAGCGTAAGAAGTCGGTTCGCCGTAAGCTCAACGCAATTCGCTCTGAGTTTAAAGGTAAGAACGTTCTTCTGGTTGACGACTCTATCGTTCGCGGCACAACATCAGAGCAAATCATTGAGATGGCTCGTGATTCTGGCGCAAACAAGGTTTTCATGGTTTCAGCGGCTCCAGAGGTTCGCTTCCCTAACGTTTACGGCATTGATATGCCGAGCGCGACAGAGCTGATTGCTCATGGTCGTGATAACGAAACGATTTGTAAGCAGATTGGCGCAGACGCCTTGATTTTCCAAACGCTACCAGATCTGATTTCTGCAGTGGGCATGGGCAATCAAGACATCTCTCGTTTCGATACTTCTGTATTTAACGGCGAGTATGTAACGGGCGATATCGACCAAGCGTACCTAGATTTCCTAGACTCTTTACGTAATGACGACTCAAAGGTTCAACGTGAGATTCAACAAGATCTTGCTAACTTAGAGTTACACAACGAAGGCGCTTAA
- a CDS encoding LysR family transcriptional regulator produces MKLDDLNLFRLVVENGSYTATSRKTMIPVATITRRIQALEDSLNLRLLNRHARKLSLTEAGERFFNECSPLLQRLSSTAEELTDVCKGASGKIRITAPSNLTKRMMMPMFSEFMTQYPDINIELMMNNQADQLDPTEWDVIFRVGPQRDSSLIARKISEVKDILIASPEYLAKNPAPSHAEELANHSLLKGYPLIKWQLSNSNEETVVNSEKGRFNANALNVVRQACSEGLGITLMPDVMIREYIEDGSLVQVLEDWSANPRDIYMLYNHKDHLPEKVRLFIDFVIAYHIH; encoded by the coding sequence ATGAAATTAGATGATTTAAACCTCTTTCGACTCGTCGTTGAAAATGGGAGCTACACCGCAACATCGCGCAAGACTATGATTCCGGTTGCGACCATCACACGACGCATCCAAGCCTTAGAAGATTCTTTGAACCTTAGGCTTCTCAATAGACACGCGCGTAAACTTTCTTTAACAGAGGCAGGCGAACGTTTCTTCAATGAATGCTCTCCGCTATTGCAACGTCTCTCTTCTACTGCAGAAGAGTTAACTGACGTGTGCAAAGGCGCTTCCGGTAAGATTCGTATTACGGCACCTTCAAATCTGACAAAGCGCATGATGATGCCAATGTTCAGTGAATTCATGACTCAATACCCTGATATCAATATTGAGCTGATGATGAACAACCAAGCGGATCAGCTGGATCCAACTGAGTGGGACGTAATTTTCCGTGTCGGCCCGCAGCGTGATTCAAGCCTAATCGCTCGAAAAATCAGTGAAGTCAAAGATATTCTTATCGCGAGCCCTGAGTACTTAGCGAAGAACCCAGCTCCAAGCCATGCTGAAGAGCTAGCGAACCATTCGCTACTCAAAGGCTACCCGCTGATTAAATGGCAGCTGAGTAATTCGAATGAAGAGACAGTGGTAAATAGCGAGAAAGGTCGTTTCAACGCCAATGCGCTTAATGTCGTGAGACAAGCGTGCTCAGAAGGCCTAGGTATCACCCTAATGCCTGACGTGATGATTCGTGAATACATTGAAGATGGCAGCTTAGTGCAAGTCTTAGAAGACTGGAGCGCCAACCCTCGTGATATCTACATGCTTTATAACCACAAAGACCATCTACCAGAGAAAGTGAGATTGTTTATTGATTTTGTGATCGCGTACCACATTCATTAA
- a CDS encoding response regulator: MYKTHSQPVMTSAQEVINQKCVMLVDDDPIFRRITSAYLDKVGYRVVEAENGLDALQKLRDSAPDLIVCDLSMPILDGIELVEELSLEYPSLPMIVVSGTDDMSDVAKALRFGIKDFLAKPLEDHRHLGSAIANTLTDSFDNISDQRDFSSQWFCVDDGGEIPEDQELHWHLNYLQDNPSAAKDLLHALLPEKDTRQGSWRCSYRLLQSTEMMPLVFDYAWMMNGQFAFYLVDSSSSDNGGSATTLLVRALFHDYIRNRKDFNVDLKDIAEILEKGIRCSKCSTPVNALFGVADLAEGTISILPAGLDGQWSNGELNQYIAAGERLGENCKKNFITRDLPIEQGCQLSLSLLGSASFSLDIHQGSTD; encoded by the coding sequence ATGTACAAAACTCACAGTCAGCCAGTAATGACCTCGGCTCAGGAAGTAATTAACCAAAAATGCGTGATGTTGGTTGATGATGATCCTATTTTTCGCCGTATAACTAGCGCGTACCTAGACAAGGTCGGTTATAGAGTGGTTGAGGCTGAAAATGGACTGGACGCTTTGCAGAAACTTAGAGACTCAGCGCCAGATTTAATTGTGTGTGACTTATCAATGCCAATACTTGATGGCATCGAGCTTGTGGAAGAGCTCAGTTTAGAGTACCCGTCACTGCCTATGATCGTGGTGTCCGGCACTGATGATATGTCTGATGTGGCGAAAGCCTTGCGATTTGGTATTAAAGACTTCTTGGCGAAGCCGTTAGAGGATCACCGCCACCTAGGAAGTGCGATTGCGAATACATTGACAGATTCGTTCGATAACATTTCAGACCAACGAGATTTTTCGAGTCAGTGGTTCTGTGTGGATGACGGGGGAGAGATCCCTGAAGACCAAGAACTGCATTGGCATCTGAATTACCTTCAAGATAACCCAAGCGCAGCAAAAGACTTACTGCATGCGTTGCTTCCAGAGAAAGATACGCGACAAGGCTCTTGGCGTTGCAGTTACCGTTTACTGCAATCAACAGAGATGATGCCACTTGTGTTTGATTATGCGTGGATGATGAACGGGCAGTTTGCTTTTTACCTCGTCGATTCATCGTCTTCTGATAATGGCGGCTCCGCGACAACATTGTTAGTGAGAGCGCTGTTCCACGATTACATAAGAAACAGAAAAGATTTTAATGTTGATCTCAAAGATATTGCTGAGATCTTAGAGAAGGGGATTCGTTGCTCTAAATGCTCCACCCCAGTGAATGCCTTGTTTGGTGTTGCAGACCTTGCCGAGGGAACCATCTCCATTTTGCCTGCGGGTCTAGACGGGCAATGGTCGAATGGTGAATTGAATCAATATATTGCAGCAGGTGAGCGCTTGGGCGAGAACTGCAAGAAGAACTTTATTACGCGGGACCTTCCGATCGAACAGGGCTGCCAACTGTCGTTGAGCCTACTTGGATCGGCAAGTTTTAGTTTAGACATACACCAAGGGTCTACCGATTAA
- a CDS encoding YbaN family protein yields MAGGLCIFLAVLGIVLPVLPTTPFLLLASACFMRSNPKVHKWMHEHKTLGPLLNNWYQHGAVTKQVKTRGVFFILLSFALSIYFAPIIWVKAFLICVLVILLTWFMRLPTHELVADSKENHYH; encoded by the coding sequence ATTGCTGGTGGCCTTTGTATATTTCTCGCAGTTCTAGGGATAGTTTTGCCCGTTCTGCCAACCACTCCTTTTCTCCTTCTTGCCAGCGCATGCTTCATGCGAAGCAATCCGAAAGTTCATAAATGGATGCATGAGCACAAAACGCTGGGTCCTTTGTTGAACAATTGGTATCAACACGGTGCCGTCACCAAACAAGTTAAAACGCGTGGCGTATTCTTTATCTTGTTGAGTTTTGCGTTATCCATCTACTTTGCCCCTATCATTTGGGTCAAGGCTTTCCTAATTTGCGTACTTGTTATTCTTCTCACATGGTTTATGCGACTTCCAACCCATGAGTTGGTTGCTGACAGCAAAGAAAATCACTACCATTAA
- the apt gene encoding adenine phosphoribosyltransferase, translating to MNTEKISLIKASIKSIPDYPKAGILFRDVTSLMEDPAAYKATIELLAETYKDMGFTKIVGTEARGFLFGAPLALELGVGFIPVRKPGKLPRQTVAQSYELEYGTDTLEIHTDAIVEGDKVLMVDDLLATGGTIEATTKLIRQLGGVVEHAAFVINLPEIGGDKRLQGLGLEVFSICEFDGH from the coding sequence ATGAACACAGAAAAAATCTCTCTGATCAAAGCAAGCATCAAAAGCATTCCTGATTACCCTAAAGCGGGTATTTTGTTCCGTGACGTAACAAGCTTGATGGAAGATCCAGCAGCTTACAAAGCGACGATCGAACTGCTAGCGGAAACATACAAGGACATGGGCTTTACTAAGATCGTTGGTACTGAAGCTCGTGGTTTCCTATTTGGTGCGCCTCTTGCACTTGAGCTAGGTGTTGGCTTCATTCCTGTTCGTAAGCCGGGCAAACTGCCTCGTCAAACTGTGGCACAATCTTATGAGCTTGAGTACGGCACCGACACTCTAGAAATCCATACTGATGCTATCGTTGAAGGCGATAAAGTGTTGATGGTTGATGATTTGCTAGCAACGGGCGGTACGATTGAAGCAACAACAAAGTTGATTCGTCAGCTTGGTGGTGTGGTAGAACACGCTGCATTTGTTATTAACCTTCCAGAAATCGGTGGTGACAAGCGCTTACAAGGCTTAGGTCTAGAAGTGTTTAGCATCTGCGAATTCGACGGTCATTAA
- the dnaX gene encoding DNA polymerase III subunit gamma/tau, whose translation MSYLALARKWRPTKFKEVVGQAHVLTALENALSQNRLHHAYLFSGTRGVGKTTIGRLFAKGLNCETGITSTPCGECATCKEIDEGRFVDLLEIDAASRTKVEDTRELLDNVQYKPARGRFKVYLIDEVHMLSRHSFNALLKTLEEPPEYVKFLLATTDPQKLPVTILSRCLQFHLKPISVDNIHEQLDHILEQEDVTSESRALGMIAHAADGSMRDALSLTDQAIALGNGNVVTDTVAHMLGTLDTDQAIHLLEAISSKQPQQAMACIQSLAENGVEWDGLLNQLAAQLHRLAMFQALPSTLDKAQPDAEKLELLSKALCPQDIQLYYQIVLKGREDLPLSPTARVGIEMVVLRMLAFRPAEQAVASAISTQSASPAPVPAAQAQNVAQSVSQPVPMAAPRQPQMQQQAPQQQPMQQQPVQQNPAQYSDSQGYADHAGNQGYPEQDYSHSQYDAPPAYDERPSYGADQPHQQQTNYQNQSPVQQPSVAPSAPQEQPARATSPVSGLRHQLRSQRRGSAATENKGSAPKKAKATPAKTSVLDRVAQQHGGSERVSPASLSASSTENVTNDNEPYRWKPSKPVVKEVSKELTPTQIKRALEHIKTPEMVDKLLQESIAQDEWSATIQKLETAKLVEQLALNSVFAKNDTSITLTLRASQAHLNTDRAQSELLQSLNTVLGEECHLSVEIGDGGETPLELRERLYQSKLKDAFTALENDANVQFIERRFAAELDRDSVRPI comes from the coding sequence ATGAGCTATCTTGCGTTAGCGCGAAAATGGCGACCAACCAAATTCAAAGAAGTGGTTGGTCAAGCCCATGTTTTAACAGCATTAGAGAATGCCCTTAGCCAGAATAGGTTGCACCACGCATACCTGTTCAGCGGTACACGAGGTGTTGGTAAAACAACCATCGGTCGTTTGTTTGCTAAGGGACTCAACTGTGAAACAGGCATTACCTCAACCCCTTGTGGTGAATGTGCAACCTGTAAAGAAATCGATGAAGGTCGCTTTGTTGACCTGCTCGAGATCGATGCGGCATCACGAACTAAGGTAGAAGATACCCGCGAGCTTCTGGACAATGTTCAGTACAAGCCTGCACGTGGTCGCTTCAAGGTTTACCTAATCGATGAAGTCCACATGCTTTCCAGGCACAGCTTTAACGCGCTTCTAAAGACCTTAGAAGAGCCGCCTGAGTATGTGAAATTCTTGCTCGCAACAACGGATCCACAGAAGCTTCCAGTAACGATCTTGTCGCGTTGTTTGCAGTTCCATCTTAAGCCGATCAGCGTTGATAATATTCACGAGCAGCTCGATCATATTCTTGAACAAGAAGATGTGACGTCTGAATCTCGTGCGCTTGGAATGATTGCTCATGCTGCTGATGGCAGTATGCGTGATGCGCTAAGCCTTACAGACCAAGCTATCGCATTGGGTAATGGCAATGTCGTAACAGATACTGTTGCTCACATGCTCGGAACACTGGATACCGACCAAGCTATCCACTTGCTTGAAGCGATTAGCAGTAAGCAGCCACAGCAAGCGATGGCGTGTATCCAAAGCCTTGCTGAGAACGGTGTTGAGTGGGATGGTTTGCTGAATCAGCTTGCGGCCCAACTGCATCGTCTTGCGATGTTCCAAGCTTTGCCATCTACATTAGATAAGGCACAGCCTGACGCAGAGAAGCTTGAACTACTGAGCAAAGCGCTTTGCCCACAAGACATTCAACTCTACTACCAGATCGTGTTGAAAGGTCGTGAAGACTTACCATTGTCGCCAACCGCTCGCGTTGGTATTGAGATGGTGGTTTTACGCATGTTGGCATTTAGACCAGCTGAACAAGCGGTTGCTTCGGCAATCTCGACTCAGTCGGCAAGCCCAGCGCCAGTTCCAGCAGCTCAAGCTCAGAACGTTGCTCAGTCAGTGAGTCAACCTGTGCCAATGGCAGCTCCGAGACAGCCTCAGATGCAACAACAGGCGCCTCAACAGCAGCCTATGCAGCAGCAACCGGTGCAGCAGAATCCAGCACAGTATTCAGATTCGCAAGGTTACGCTGATCACGCAGGTAACCAAGGTTATCCAGAACAGGATTACTCGCATAGCCAGTATGACGCGCCTCCGGCTTATGATGAGCGTCCAAGCTACGGTGCAGATCAGCCTCATCAGCAACAAACGAATTATCAAAACCAGAGTCCGGTTCAACAGCCAAGCGTTGCACCTTCTGCTCCGCAAGAGCAGCCAGCGCGTGCAACTTCGCCTGTGAGTGGTTTACGCCACCAATTACGTTCTCAACGTAGAGGCAGCGCGGCAACAGAAAACAAAGGCTCGGCGCCAAAAAAGGCTAAAGCGACACCAGCTAAAACTTCAGTTCTTGATCGAGTTGCTCAGCAACACGGTGGTTCTGAGCGGGTGTCGCCAGCTTCTTTATCAGCCTCTTCGACAGAAAATGTGACCAACGATAATGAACCTTATCGCTGGAAACCGTCTAAACCTGTAGTGAAAGAGGTGAGCAAAGAGCTTACACCTACTCAGATCAAGCGTGCGTTAGAGCATATTAAGACACCAGAAATGGTCGATAAATTGCTTCAAGAGTCGATTGCTCAAGATGAATGGTCCGCCACGATTCAAAAGCTAGAGACAGCCAAGCTTGTTGAACAGTTAGCATTGAACTCAGTGTTTGCTAAAAACGACACATCAATCACTTTAACGTTAAGAGCGAGCCAAGCTCACTTGAATACGGACCGCGCGCAGAGTGAGTTATTGCAGTCTCTCAATACTGTGCTTGGAGAAGAGTGTCATTTGAGTGTTGAAATCGGTGATGGTGGAGAAACGCCGCTAGAATTACGAGAACGACTGTATCAAAGTAAGTTGAAAGATGCGTTTACCGCTTTAGAAAACGATGCCAACGTACAGTTCATCGAAAGACGTTTTGCCGCTGAACTCGACAGAGACAGCGTTCGTCCTATCTAG
- a CDS encoding YbaB/EbfC family nucleoid-associated protein, protein MFGKGGMGNMMKQAQQMQERMQKLQEEIANMEVTGESGAGLVKVTITGSHSVRRVDIDESLMEDDKEMLEDLIAAAFNDAARRVEETQKEKMASVTGGMQLPPGMKMPF, encoded by the coding sequence ATGTTTGGTAAAGGCGGTATGGGCAACATGATGAAGCAAGCCCAGCAAATGCAAGAGCGCATGCAAAAGCTTCAAGAAGAAATCGCAAATATGGAAGTTACAGGTGAGTCAGGTGCTGGCCTTGTAAAAGTAACGATCACTGGTAGCCACAGCGTTCGCCGTGTTGATATCGATGAAAGCCTAATGGAAGACGATAAAGAGATGCTTGAAGATCTTATCGCTGCTGCTTTCAACGATGCGGCTCGTCGCGTTGAAGAAACTCAAAAAGAGAAAATGGCTAGCGTAACTGGTGGAATGCAACTTCCACCAGGTATGAAGATGCCTTTCTAA
- the recR gene encoding recombination mediator RecR, translating to MRTSHMLEHLMEALRCLPGVGPKSAQRMAFHLLQRDRKGGLQLAEALSQAMTEIGHCNECRTFTEEDTCHICTNPKRQENGQICVVESPADIAAIEATGQYSGRYFVLMGHLSPLDGIGPSDIGLDVLDYRLRRGDISEVILATNPTVEGEATAHYIAELCNAHEVNASRIAHGVPVGGELELVDGTTLSHSLLGRHKI from the coding sequence ATGCGTACCAGTCATATGCTGGAGCATTTGATGGAGGCCTTACGTTGTCTACCTGGGGTTGGCCCCAAGTCGGCGCAGCGTATGGCCTTTCATTTGTTACAGCGCGATAGAAAAGGCGGCCTACAATTGGCTGAAGCTCTAAGCCAAGCAATGACCGAAATTGGTCACTGTAATGAGTGCCGTACTTTTACTGAAGAAGATACTTGCCACATTTGTACCAATCCTAAACGTCAGGAAAATGGTCAAATCTGTGTAGTAGAGAGCCCTGCAGACATTGCAGCAATAGAAGCGACTGGCCAATATTCAGGTCGTTACTTTGTATTGATGGGTCACCTTTCACCACTTGATGGTATTGGTCCAAGTGACATCGGTCTTGATGTTTTGGACTACCGCCTGCGTCGTGGTGATATCTCTGAAGTAATCCTAGCGACTAACCCAACAGTTGAAGGGGAAGCAACAGCGCATTACATTGCTGAGCTATGTAATGCCCATGAAGTGAACGCTAGCCGTATCGCTCATGGTGTTCCCGTTGGTGGTGAGCTAGAGCTGGTGGATGGCACCACGCTTTCGCACTCCTTACTCGGTCGTCATAAGATCTAA
- a CDS encoding helix-turn-helix domain-containing protein produces the protein MSKYSRELKCIIAKQYLDGTSSLYLAKQYSISSRQIRYWAQVFAIHGTDSFLPTKHAATAQTKRKALNLMWANEWSLTHTSAVLNLSSPGILSVWLKRFNELGIKGLKMRQKGRPSMKQQPQRTTKPDNEMTLEELKEELVYLRTENAVLKKLEELEQEKNRRTKKKRS, from the coding sequence ATGTCCAAATATAGCCGAGAGCTAAAATGTATCATTGCTAAGCAATACTTAGATGGCACGTCATCTCTCTACTTAGCAAAACAATATTCAATTTCTTCAAGGCAGATACGGTATTGGGCTCAAGTCTTTGCCATCCATGGTACTGATTCATTTTTACCAACTAAGCATGCCGCGACTGCTCAAACAAAACGAAAAGCATTGAATTTAATGTGGGCGAATGAATGGTCTCTCACGCACACTAGCGCTGTATTAAACCTCTCATCCCCTGGGATACTCTCTGTCTGGCTCAAACGATTTAATGAGCTCGGTATCAAGGGGCTCAAAATGCGCCAGAAAGGAAGACCCTCAATGAAACAGCAACCTCAACGAACCACTAAGCCTGATAATGAAATGACACTTGAGGAGCTAAAAGAGGAGTTAGTCTACTTACGAACCGAGAATGCTGTTTTAAAAAAGTTGGAAGAGTTGGAGCAGGAAAAAAACCGTCGAACAAAGAAAAAGCGGTCATAG
- the aqpZ gene encoding aquaporin Z: protein MNRYIAEMFGTFWLVLGGCGSAVLAAAFPDVGIGLLGVSLAFGLTVLTMAFAIGHISGCHLNPAVTIGLWSGGRFDAKDVAPYIIAQVIGGIIAGGVLFVIASGQAGFDAAASGFASNGYGEHSPGGYSLTAALVCEVVMTMVFLFVIMGATDSKAPAGFAPIAIGLCLTLIHLISIPVTNTSVNPARSTGVAVFVGDWAVSQLWLFWVAPIIGAVIGAMIYKAVRGSD from the coding sequence ATGAATAGGTATATTGCAGAAATGTTCGGTACATTTTGGTTGGTGTTAGGGGGTTGTGGTAGTGCCGTCTTGGCCGCTGCTTTTCCCGATGTAGGTATCGGCTTACTCGGGGTTTCCCTCGCGTTTGGTTTAACCGTACTCACCATGGCTTTTGCTATTGGCCATATATCCGGCTGTCATCTCAACCCTGCTGTTACAATAGGTCTTTGGAGCGGTGGCCGCTTTGATGCCAAAGACGTCGCACCCTACATTATTGCCCAGGTCATTGGCGGTATTATCGCGGGTGGTGTGTTATTTGTGATTGCGTCAGGCCAAGCAGGCTTTGACGCTGCGGCATCTGGCTTTGCTTCAAATGGTTACGGCGAACACTCACCAGGCGGCTATTCACTTACCGCTGCACTGGTCTGTGAAGTGGTCATGACCATGGTATTCCTGTTCGTGATCATGGGAGCGACTGATTCAAAAGCACCCGCAGGTTTTGCACCTATCGCAATTGGTCTCTGTTTAACCTTGATTCACCTTATCAGTATTCCTGTAACCAACACCTCTGTGAACCCTGCTCGAAGTACTGGTGTGGCTGTATTTGTCGGTGACTGGGCCGTTTCGCAATTATGGCTATTCTGGGTTGCACCGATTATTGGTGCCGTGATTGGCGCGATGATATACAAAGCGGTAAGAGGTTCAGATTAA
- a CDS encoding endonuclease/exonuclease/phosphatase family protein: protein MKLMTLNTHSWQEEKQLEKLDVVAQAIIEQGSDVVALQEVNQHQDSPAVDANILTNHTVLSNNYGYLLQKKLMEYGHHYQLTWDFVHQSYEVYQEGLSFLTRLPIVEHEVIDLSDNYDVSFWKHRRAVRIKVTSQQGDFNLFNCHCGWWNDSENSFEDQFDRIKATLPTELSFLLGDFNNPSYIRNEGYDYVLQRGLMDCYEVAEIKDDGTTVIKNIDGWEQNSQALRIDLVLSNQPVVVKQHKVIFNHDFYPVVSDHFGVLVEVELT from the coding sequence ATGAAGTTAATGACACTAAATACCCACAGTTGGCAAGAAGAAAAACAGCTAGAAAAGTTAGATGTGGTCGCGCAAGCCATTATCGAGCAAGGGTCCGATGTGGTTGCATTACAGGAAGTGAATCAACATCAAGATAGCCCGGCCGTTGATGCCAATATATTAACCAATCACACTGTGTTGTCGAATAACTATGGTTATTTATTACAGAAAAAACTCATGGAATACGGTCATCACTACCAACTTACGTGGGATTTCGTTCATCAAAGTTATGAAGTATATCAAGAGGGGCTCTCATTTTTAACGCGACTACCGATTGTCGAACATGAGGTCATTGATTTAAGTGATAACTATGATGTGAGCTTTTGGAAGCATCGGCGAGCAGTGCGTATTAAAGTGACCTCTCAACAGGGTGATTTTAATCTTTTTAATTGTCATTGTGGCTGGTGGAATGACTCAGAGAACTCATTTGAGGATCAGTTCGACCGAATCAAGGCAACTTTACCAACAGAGTTGAGCTTTCTATTAGGCGATTTCAACAACCCAAGCTATATACGTAATGAAGGCTATGATTACGTATTACAACGCGGTTTGATGGATTGTTATGAAGTTGCTGAAATCAAAGATGATGGAACCACTGTCATTAAAAACATTGATGGTTGGGAGCAAAACAGCCAAGCGCTACGCATTGATTTAGTGCTTAGTAATCAGCCTGTAGTGGTAAAGCAGCATAAGGTGATTTTTAATCACGATTTTTATCCGGTTGTATCAGATCACTTTGGGGTGTTGGTAGAAGTAGAACTTACTTAA